From a region of the Triticum aestivum cultivar Chinese Spring chromosome 7D, IWGSC CS RefSeq v2.1, whole genome shotgun sequence genome:
- the LOC123163947 gene encoding very-long-chain 3-oxoacyl-CoA reductase 1 — protein MVASLWFFFWLASLGALQVFALSIRLLANLVLFLRRPKDLRCTYGAWAVVTGPTSGIGHAMSLELARSGLNLVLVGRDPTRLREISETISRTYAMQTKTVLFDFSLVSTAQGDEAMSRLREAVAGLNVGVLVNNAGVAKPGAVYLHEVDVEAWVRMIRVNVLALTEVTAEVLPGMVRRGRGAVVNIGSGSGSVLPSHPLYSVYVATKRYVAEFSKSLSVEYQSACIDVQCQIPFIVETNMVSSAVKNSFFLRPWVLSPDAYARAAVRWIGHGTLCIPNFAHRLQWWFTCLFPDSFKDMNLLKRNLQHRDIFRRIKPLRETRANSRE, from the exons ATGGTTGCGTCGTTATGGTTCTTCTTCTGGCTGGCCTCCCTCGGTGCCCTCCAAGTTTTCGCTCTCAGCATACGCCTCCTCGCCAATCTCGTGCTCTTCCTGCGCCGGCCCAAGGATCTCCGTTGCACATACGGAGCCTGGGCTGTCGTCACCGGGCCGACATCAGGCATCGGACATGCCATGTCCCTGGAGCTCGCACGGTCTGGCCTCAATCTTGTCCTCGTCGGTCGTGACCCCACCAGACTCCGCGAGATCTCCGAAACGATCTCTAGGACATATGCCATGCAGACCAAGACCGTGTTGTTCGATTTCTCCCTCGTATCCACTGCGCAAG GCGACGAGGCGATGAGTCGCCTCCGGGAGGCCGTGGCGGGACTGAATGTAGGGGTGCTGGTGAACAACGCTGGGGTGGCGAAGCCGGGCGCGGTGTACCTCCACGAGGTGGACGTGGAAGCGTGGGTGAGGATGATACGCGTGAACGTACTGGCGCTAACGGAGGTGACAGCCGAGGTGCTGCCAGGGATGGTGCGCCGGGGCAGGGGTGCAGTGGTAAACATCGGCTCGGGCTCAGGATCGGTCCTTCCCTCCCACCCTCTCTACTCTGTCTACGTCGCCACCAAACGGTACGTCGCGGAGTTCTCCAAGAGTCTCTCCGTGGAGTACCAgagcgcatgcatcgatgtgcaatGCCAG ATCCCATTCATTGTGGAGACAAACATGGTGTCGAGCGCCGTGAAGAACAGCTTCTTTCTTCGCCCATGGGTGCTGAGCCCGGACGCCTACGCGCGCGCGGCGGTGCGCTGGATCGGGCACGGGACGCTGTGCATACCCAACTTCGCCCACCGCCTCCAGTGGTGGTTCACCTGTCTCTTCCCGGACTCCTTCAAAGACATGAACCTCCTGAAGCGGAATTTGCAGCACAGAGACATCTTTAGGAGGATCAAACCGTTGAGGGAAACGCGGGCGAACTCACGGGAGTGA